From Chryseobacterium joostei, the proteins below share one genomic window:
- a CDS encoding Crp/Fnr family transcriptional regulator produces the protein MHDKLLQYIGSEHNFSQEETEAVKRYFEPVKFSRNSIIEEAGKIPGYLYYIVSGYLRLFYTDQNGNEVTTHINCPPGFFTSYSHFINETISEDYVECITDCELLRITKKDLDNLVRESQTMKDFSISVFQQSIAYNENRSRELSVLSAEERYLKLIKDYPEIIQNVPIQYIASFLGMKPESLSRIRRKIIN, from the coding sequence ATGCATGACAAGCTGTTACAGTATATTGGTTCCGAGCATAATTTTAGTCAGGAAGAAACAGAAGCTGTCAAACGGTATTTTGAGCCGGTGAAGTTTTCCAGAAATTCAATAATTGAAGAAGCAGGAAAAATACCCGGTTATCTTTATTATATTGTTTCAGGGTATCTCAGGCTATTTTATACGGATCAGAACGGAAATGAAGTAACCACCCATATCAACTGTCCACCCGGATTTTTTACTTCTTATTCTCATTTTATCAATGAGACAATATCTGAAGATTATGTAGAATGCATTACAGACTGTGAACTTTTAAGGATTACCAAGAAAGACCTGGATAATCTGGTCAGGGAAAGCCAGACGATGAAAGACTTTAGCATTTCTGTTTTCCAGCAGTCAATTGCTTACAATGAAAATCGTTCCAGAGAACTTTCCGTTCTGAGTGCAGAAGAACGCTATCTTAAACTTATAAAGGATTATCCTGAAATTATTCAGAATGTTCCCATTCAGTATATTGCTTCTTTTTTGGGAATGAAACCGGAAAGCCTGAGTAGAATCAGAAGAAAAATAATTAACTAA
- a CDS encoding VOC family protein, with protein MSNTNPVVYFEIPVNDLERAEKFYSAVFNFSFDKEIIDHYEMALFPFEEKNSGITGALAKGDVYKPSKNGVIIYFKTENIETTLNQVIQHGGKILYPKKIDEKYDFAVAEFEDSEGNRIALHQTL; from the coding sequence ATGAGTAATACTAACCCCGTTGTATATTTCGAGATTCCCGTTAATGATCTGGAACGCGCCGAAAAATTCTATTCTGCTGTTTTTAATTTTAGTTTTGATAAGGAGATTATTGATCATTATGAAATGGCTTTATTTCCTTTTGAGGAAAAAAACAGCGGCATAACAGGCGCTTTGGCCAAGGGAGATGTGTATAAACCATCAAAAAACGGGGTTATTATTTACTTTAAAACAGAAAACATTGAGACTACTTTAAACCAAGTCATTCAGCACGGAGGAAAGATACTCTATCCAAAGAAAATTGATGAGAAATATGATTTTGCTGTAGCTGAATTTGAAGATTCTGAGGGAAACAGAATTGCTTTGCATCAAACTCTTTAA
- a CDS encoding NAD-dependent epimerase/dehydratase family protein — translation MTNNNLSLVSGANGHLGNNLVRFLLKKGIPVRATVRNINNKKPFENLDCDLVQADITDKTSFVKALKGVETFYAVGASFKLWAKDPKKEIYDVNINGTRNTIEAAAEAGVKKIVYVSSIAALDYSSLPTKESNGYNPDRRDMYYNSKNDGEKLAFEWAKKLGVELVSVMPSAMIGSEASLPLNVSYGVLKLILNKKIPVDTKITLNWIDVKDVAEGCYLAAQKGRPGERYILANEKCMTITDTTILANKLYPELKLNVPNSVPKGILFAIAGMMEFSAKLSGKAPVLTRKDIAMFSGLQQNFDISKARNELGFNPKNPEQAVKEALDYLMNNPELLKEM, via the coding sequence ATGACAAATAATAATTTAAGCCTCGTTTCAGGAGCTAACGGACATTTGGGAAATAATCTGGTCAGATTTTTATTGAAAAAAGGCATTCCGGTACGGGCAACAGTACGGAATATTAATAATAAAAAACCTTTTGAGAATCTAGACTGTGATTTGGTACAGGCAGATATTACAGATAAAACATCATTTGTAAAAGCGCTGAAAGGGGTAGAGACATTTTATGCAGTAGGAGCTTCTTTTAAATTATGGGCTAAGGACCCCAAAAAAGAGATCTACGATGTAAATATTAATGGTACCCGAAATACAATTGAAGCAGCGGCAGAAGCAGGAGTAAAGAAAATTGTGTATGTAAGCTCTATTGCTGCTTTAGATTATTCCAGCTTACCAACCAAAGAAAGTAATGGGTACAATCCTGATCGCAGGGATATGTATTATAATTCTAAAAATGATGGTGAAAAACTTGCTTTTGAATGGGCCAAAAAGCTTGGAGTAGAACTCGTTTCAGTGATGCCATCAGCTATGATAGGAAGTGAGGCTTCTTTACCTTTAAATGTTTCCTATGGAGTACTGAAGCTTATTTTGAATAAGAAAATTCCGGTAGACACTAAAATTACCCTAAACTGGATAGATGTAAAAGATGTTGCTGAGGGATGTTATCTTGCAGCCCAAAAAGGACGCCCGGGAGAACGGTATATTCTGGCTAATGAAAAATGCATGACCATTACAGATACTACCATTTTAGCCAATAAACTTTATCCTGAACTTAAATTAAATGTTCCCAACTCTGTTCCCAAAGGAATTCTGTTTGCGATTGCAGGTATGATGGAATTTTCCGCAAAGCTAAGCGGAAAAGCTCCGGTACTGACCAGAAAAGATATTGCCATGTTTTCAGGGTTACAGCAAAATTTTGATATTTCAAAGGCTAGAAATGAACTTGGATTTAATCCTAAAAATCCCGAACAGGCAGTAAAAGAAGCTCTAGACTATCTGATGAATAATCCTGAACTTTTAAAAGAGATGTAG